The genome window AAGCTGTCAGAAATATCTAAAGTTTGAATCACATGGATGGCCTCTTagtttataagataataactGTAGTGCTCCCATGTCAGACAACATTAACAAATTGTATTCGGTCTTTCTCGTCTCTGCCGTGATAATgtcatatttctttaaaaaattatacaaaaaaaaaaatggttttagACAGTTCAATGTACGAAAAAAGTTCGCAACCATATACTGGGtgtaattgaaaatacaaGAAGAATTAAAATACTGGTAATCTTcatcataaagaaaaattaaataaaacacactatCATTAATAACTTGCAAAAAGTGGTATTTTGGAAAgctttcttaatttttttatgtagttcaaattaaatttttatgacatttagacattaataaaaaatacaaaaaaatgattgATAACTGTTATCACAGAGGGTAAGTGTGGTTGGATGATATACTTTTAAGTATCTGCGGTCGATAAAATGTGCCATTAAAATTTGCCACACTTTGCAATCTTCTATTAACTTTTGTATCAAAGAAAAGAAATCgaatttaaactttatcaaAACTTTTGCGGAATATCGTAACTgcttacttattattattattactttttgattaatttttaaacagtaCCATCTGCTCACCACAGTTAACTCTCGTTTATCCGAAATGGCATGTGCAGCGGTCCTTCCGTATAAATCGTATTTCTTGCTCTATTTTCAAAAACTCTAAATTGCTATATatgcatagttttaacaaattgTGTAGGCGTGTAAAAAAGCATCAAAGTATGATTGAAGAAGGTAAACTACACGTTCCTAAATgctgttttattatagataactagctgcgccccgcggtttcacccgcgtaagtccgtatcccgtaggaatatcgggataaaaaatNNNNNNNNNNNNNNNNNNNNNNNNNNNNNNNNNNNNNNNNNNNNNNNNNNNNNNNNNNNNNNNNNNNNNNNNNNNNNNNNNNNNNNNNNNNNNNNNNNNNNNNNNNNNNNNNNNNNNNNNNNNNNNNNNNNNNNNNNNNNNNNNNNNNNNNNNNNNNNNNNNNNNNNNNNNNNNNNNNNNNNNNNNNNNNNNNNNNNNNNNNNNNNNNNNNNNNNNNNNNNNNNNNNNNNNNNNNNNNNNNNNNNNNNNNNNNNNNNNNNNNNNNNNNNNNNNNNNNNNNNNNNNNNNNNNNNNNNNNNNNNNNNNNNNNNNNNNNNNNNNNNNNNNNNNNNNNNNNNNNNNNNNNNNNNNNNNNNNNNNNNNNNNNNNNNNNNNNNNNNNNNNNNNNNNNNNNNNNNNNNNNNNNNNNNNNNNNNNNNNNNNNNNNNNNNNNNNNNNNNNNNNNNNNNNNNNNNNNNNNNNNNNNNNNNNNNNNNNNNNNNNNNNNNNNNNNNNNNNNNNNNNNNNNNNNNNNNNNNNNNNNNNNNNNNNNNNNNNNNNNNNNNNNNNNNNNNNNNNNNNNNNNNNNNNNNNNNNNNNNNNNNNNNNNNNNNNNNNNNNNNNNNNNNNNNNNNNNNNNNNNNNNNNNNNNNNNNNNNNNNNNNNNNNNNNNNNNNNNNNNNNNNNNNNNNNNNNNNNNNNNNNNNNNNNNNNNNNNNNNNNNNNNNNNNNNNNNNNNNNNNNNNNNNNNNNNNNNNNNNNNNNNNNNNNNNNNNNNNNNNNNNNNNNNNNNNNNNNNNNNNNNNNNNNNNNNNNNNNNNNNNNNNNNNNNNNNNNNNNNNNNNNNNNNNNNNNNNNNNNNNNNNNNNNNNNNNNNNNNNNNNNNNNNNNNNNNNNNNNNNNNNNNNNNNNNNNNNNNNNNNNNNNNNNNNNNNNNNNNNNNNNNNNNNNNNNNNNNNNNNNNNNNNNNNNNNNNNNNNNNNNNNNNNNNNNNNNNNNNNNNNNNNNNNNNNNNNNNNNNAGAGGAATCGGtcgagccgtttcggaggagtatggcaacgaaaactgtgacacgagaattttatatatatagataaaactcGTTTATTAAGAGTTCTTACAGACAAAATCCGCCATATTACACCCATTATCATTCTCAATAGATAGGATTTCTGAATTTATAACTTACTCTTTCGAATAGAGCGGATATCGgataaatacaattgttttttatttataacacaaacgaaaaaaaatttattataaactaaaaaaatgtcaaaagcACTGTCAATGTATGACtgatactaaaaaaaaatattcacactGTCAATGTATGATCACTGACATGATCTGTATTGTATCCAATCATTGCACAATTATCGTCGCCATTTCTAACAACtaaaatgacaaaattatCACAAGATATTGATATTTCCTTCACCGTTCTCAGCCGAAGCAATCATGCAAGCGTGCGACGACGTTATATCTGGCAAGTTGTACCGCGAGGGTCACTTTCCACTGGTCATCTGGCAGACTGGATCCGGTACACAGAGCAATATGAACACTAATGAGGTACAACGCTTAACTAACTACTAACTAACTTGTATTTTAGAAAAACAACTAGCTGCaaccggcaaacgctgttctgccttactcttatcatttaggggtatgaaaaatagatgttggccgattctcatagataccggataagcataaaaaatctcatcaaaatcggtcaagccgttgcGGAGGAGTATgacaacgaaaactgtgacacgagaattttatatattaataggatCAATTTTGTAAGTAGATGGATACATGGTTCACGATCTCACCTTGTTGATATAATACTCCACACGGATTTTAAGGTGTGGTGtttagacatttttaaaatgtataatcttGAGTACCACTGTTATAGTGGTATTTTACCACCAAATTGAAGCATATTGTATGAagacagatatttatttttacattcagattatatattatgtaaaaaaaaatcataactgaACAACTTCTGActacaaaatgtttaatgtatcTGCACATTATTCACATTACCGCTattcgaaacggtgaaggaaaatatcgtgaggaaacaaACCAGCATGTCGCAGAATCAAACGATTCAATATTCAGATGTCATTGACATGTGAAAACTGCCAACCCACGCTTGGCCAGTGTGTTAAATTATAGCCTGAGCCATCATAGGCCTTGCTGTGGGgacaaataatttcacaagttatacataattttaataaaatcaatgatcaatatctatactaatattacaaagctgaagagtttgtttggttgaaatttggtaatcTCAGAccagaactactggtccgatttgaaaaattattttagttatacatagcccatttatcCATGAaagctttaggctatatatcaCATCAGGTGTTAAGTGAATAAAACCACGGGGCACTtcaatagttaaaataaagttaaatatgtataaacgaTCATATTGCAATTAATCATCACAGGTAATTGCGAACCGAGCCATCCAAATACTAGGCGGCAAGCTCGGCAGTAAGGACCCTGTCCATCCAAATGACCATGTGAACAAGTCCCAAAGCTCCAACGACACTTACCCAACGGCCATGCATATAGCTGTGGCCATGGAGCTCAGGGATAGGCTCATGCCGGGTCTGGTGTGCCTGAGGGACACGCTGGCTTCCAAGTCTAAGGAGTTTGAGAAGATTATCAAGATCGGCAGGTAAGTGTTTAAATAGGAAAACAAAGCACTCACacaaatcctatcctactatcctactcctactaatattataaatgcgaaagtttgtaaggatgtgtgtgtatttgttgctctttcacgcaaaaaacttCTGCACCAACTGCAGAAgaaatgaaatcaaatgaaatttgaaacgtACACAGCTGAAAAACTTGAATAAGGTAGTAAAGTATAAGAAATACTGTGTGAAacggcggggcgcagctagtaatcaaTCGAAAAAGGGAGGAGAACAAAATTCATCAgtgtataaattgaattagaaAAGTCATACTGTTACTCGTATTGTTTacttaaaatagaattatattaatacctaTTACAAAATCACTCCCTGCGACACGTTAGAGTAATAAACGAACAAACATACACTTTCGCAATTATTAAACTAGGGATCATTTATCACATTTCCAAAACCCacttaatagatgttatacaaataaacaaacatacactttcgcaattataaaaCTTACGGAGCACTCATCCCATTTCCAGAACGCACTTGATGGACGCCGTGCCGCTGACGCTCGGGCAAGAGTTCTCCGGCTACGCGACGCAGCTCACGTACGGCATCGAGCGCGTGTGCAGCACTCTGCCGCGCCTGCACTACCTGGCGCTGGGCGGCACCGCCGTCGGCACCGGCCTCAACACCCGCGTCGGCTTCGCCGAGAAGTGCGCCAAGGAGATCGCCAATTTAACCGGTCAGTGGAGGGAGGGGgtaggggggggggggggggtgtATAATGAATCGGAGTATTGATAAACGGAATGTTTCTAAATGGATCCCATGGAAATGAGATGTTATGCCGCGATATAGAGTACTTTATGTCGCAATATCTTTTTCAGacatataaatcataataaaaaaagccaGAATAAATGcctaatttacaattttgccCTAAGTTCTTCAAATAGTGgataaattgtttatgataTGTTTAATTTCTCTATTAATAACTTGTACCCAAGATTATTTCCAGAATCTTTTTTGATTAGAATTATACAGCTGCTGTCATATTTCGATGATTGGgtgataagttttattttcattaacagGTATTCCATTCGAATCTGCACCAAACAAGTTTGAGGCGTTAGCCTGCCACGACTCGATGGTGGAAGTCTCTGGAGCTCTTAATACTATTGCTGTATCTCTTATGAAGGTAATGCATTAGTATactgtattatgtttttaccATTTAAACGGACATGGTAATCCAATGTTTACTTTGTCTCtcaaatttttgaaaaaaataatctcaaGATAATTAGAAGATGATAAGAATTTCTTAAAGTAGTGAATtggtaaattaaacaaaattttaccaGAAATTCGACCGAACTAGTAAGTAAAGGAGACAgaaaaatttaactaatttattttggcTCCTTTCTTAGACGCTTGAGcctagttatataaaataaaatagcatttttaatgtgtatcGTAAATTTTCAGCAGCCGCATCATCTGAAGGacaaatatacattatctTAATCAAACATTATCATTCATAGATCGTAAACGACATCCGTCTTCTAGCTTCTGGCCCAAGATGTGGTCTCGCTGAATTACTTCTGCCAGAGAATGAACCGGGTTCATCTATCATGCCAGGTAGGTCCTttagcttttattaaaatcctgTTGTTTGTACCAAAAAgctattatatactatattggAGATAGCTTTCATGCTAGGTATTCTATAGTTAAAGCATGTtatttagtttcttttttaaaggTTTTGGGTAATGTTTTGAATATGTTCAAAATTTGCTATCATTGGTACatgtataagtaaattaatctCTATATAGTatagcaaagtcgcttcccgtgTCCTCTGAATCTCTTGACAAATTGCGTTTAGAATCTATTACCGTGTTAAAGcttttattgttgttgttatgttaattaatgtttagatTAAAAATCCGGTTTGGATTAAACACCACGTgtatttttgcaatttaatccatttctatcatttaaaaatgaaagacttcaacggattttaaacgcgatttattcattatattattaaccgacgtttcgaacactacagccAGCGTTGTCACGGggagaaattttttattaatttctaaatgtataatactcgcgtaaaatcaaacacaagaaaatactacatttttatcattattgtcCAACAGGCAAAGTGAACCCGACGCAGTGCGAGTCGCTGACGATGATAGCGGCGCAGGTGATGGGCAACCACGTGGCCTGCAGCATCGGCGGCAGCAACGGCCACTTCGAGCTCAACGTGTTCAAGCCGATGATCGTCGCCAACGTGCTGCGCTCCATACGCCTGCTCGGTGAGCGACGAGCTGCATTGTTTCTTATGGGGGGGATGGAGGGGGGgttcgagcacgcttcggcacgcaTTGGGGCAAGCTGGCATCGAGAAAATATCGCACCATACACgtggtggtgattgcttaccttcaggcgaaccaccagcactgttgctcgctatgacattaaaaaaaacatgtataaaaCGTAGTTTACgccgtctgtatgtatgtatgcataaaTCTCACcagagaggaataaaggaaaggactgggaagggtaatgTCCCTGTAATATGGATAtgggcttccggctcccccactcaccgatcgaaacacagtggcatgctactatttcactcCGGTTCTCTGTGATGGTGCGAGATGTGAGATGTCCCAATTCGtggcgaagcgtgctcgactcccacatacaaaatattcaacacAGCCCCCTTTTGTTTTCCGACAAATACATTGCTTATATTAACacgtatattaattgtatctGGCGTGCCAGGCGACGGTTGCCAGGCGTTCAACAAGAACTGCGCGGTCGGCATCAAGGCGAACGTGACGCAAATAGACAAGATCATGAAGGAGTCGCTCATGCTCGTCACGGCCCTCAACCCGCATATTGGATACGATAAGGTACGGATgttttagcttttttttttccCTATAAAAATGTCGCATGTTGGATGATAAGGTGCAGTttttctagatttttttttataaaaatcccaCATCCTCTATGTGTGTGTACGACAAGGAATCTTagttttttagatttttacaaatatactcgactgttttttaaaatataagcgTAGAGTAAACAAGGAACTAGACCACATCGCTTTTACAGACATTCGTATTCGCTAACCAGCAGTCAGGATCGTGGTTAAGTGctgttgtatatatgtaaatgaaacAGGCATAttccaaatattatttagactCTATTTTTGATAACAGTGTGACTGTGTTTTTGATAACAATGTGACATTTTGTGGGTTCATTTTGGCCAATTAACCCTTTATTTGATGTATATTGCATTGTTGGAAAAAAAAGAACCCGccgcatttttttttcttgaaattgtttttctttccaGGCCGCTCAAATCGCGAAAACAGCGCACAAAGAAGGCGGCACACTCAAGGACACCGCTATAAAGCTAGGCATTCTAACCGCGGAGCAGTTTGACAAGTGGGTGCGTCCTGAGGATATGCTGGGACCTAAGTAGACTTGATGATGCACAGGATTTAGGATGTGTGGACCTGATCATGTTCGGGGGGTCGCCTTGGCGTGGTTTAGTTTTACTGTGTAATTTAGtaactgtattttaatatactagaAAGCACATCATAAAAATACCATTTAACTTGAAAACTTCATTCTTTTTGAAGTCTGTTGAAAAcgcttgaaaattttattaaaaatgacaattgtagcgtattatattcaaataagtaGAAAACTTGTAACGACTTTCACTAATTAAGGGTGTGCTATCtactgtattaaaaatgtatgtttttgtttcaacatattttataatgttggaCAGTTTAGTATCTGATGATTGccttatttaaaagaaatagcaAGAGTATTTCAAGGCTACCCCCTGGTCTAATcgttattttaatggaaacaCTAGAGTACatgtatatttgattatattttgaagtatgttccaatatattatgtatttattgttttttttttttaaagaataaaaaaatgctgaTCATGtgttccttttttattaagtagtctgcgattttgattatttattgtcaatattcagaattattctaaatattattgtcaagggtacttattataaaattatcattgtaCAGTTCAGTGCCCCGCAAatctgaaaaatatatgaaatagtttccacttgtttgtttgaaaagggaaaaatacttataacactttttttactatttgcGACGGGCAGTTTTTGGAATTTACGGTTCTCTATTGTTTGAgaaagattttattgaaattcgtattaaatttaaatatggtattattcaaaacaattgaaaaaacgATTTTATCGGAAGCTCAGAAACCATTATACTTCTTCCAATTGGAATGTCTGCCAagagaaatacataaaatgttaatgaatataatgttattataattgctaCTAACAATTACAAAGAATACTGccaagaaaattattatcatatgcATTAAGATGATGCAAAGAAATTGCTTAAATTGCATcttgtttaaatacaaatgtaaagCATTTGGAAAAGTATTATTCtggatgttttttattcgCAGAGAACTGTTATtgaatgtttcatttttttatgttatttatcgttattaaacattaataattattctttgttttattttaaactcgtAATTAGTAcgatttatcataatttatagacaatttaaaaataaggttaattttaaattttaatatgttttcaagAGACTAGGAATATTATGTCGTTtcgtatttacattttttttttttgtatacaaattaaaataccatTCAGAAAGAAAtggcaaataaaattttgattttaatttttagttttatagcattgaaatgctttataaatgagaaattttttttgaaagaatgaaaaaaattctcaaatttaaatttattaaatacgtaataatacaactcacagattactaaatacctatttattaaattcatatgtatataagataatatgtcATAGACATTAAATTCTTAAActcttttttatcaaaatataattaatatgagtcattaaaaaaggaattcaataaaagaacacatttttcaactgaatatatttgcaataaaattaattcctattgaaatattaagtacattaataaatctttGGTAAAATAAATGGGAATGTTtctttggttttattttataactttcagccataaaaatactatcacaaaataaattctgCAGAAGTAACATCATATGCAAGTATTTAAGATAATACATATCACTCGATTATTAtggaatgtttttatattgtagatTAAAACTATGAAATAGGTGCACTTTTATTTTCACTATTTTATAAGCTAAAGTGGTCATCATTGAACATTTGTATCAGTATAAACTAAAaagatgaatattataatatagatttatttattaacttacacaaaaaaaaacatgagcACCTGCATAATATTCAGATGTAGgtatagttaataattttgcatTCAGTACATTTGTTTCATGACAGAGCAAGTAAAGGAGCAGGTATGCCACCTGATATAgtgtggtcaccaccgcccataaacacttgtaacaCTAGAGGTTGCAGGTGCTTTGCCAGCCTTTTAAGTGACATGAAGTGATTTGTAAAGATACAccaattattctttttttcgaTTTGTTCTAGCAATTGTATACAACACTAAGTCTTgagttaaatattgtatataaattaatcttgtattttgtttgtatatttacaatgCCAAGGTTTGAGCTGACCTACAAAgtaacatctataaaactgCAGCAAATGATAAGCACTAACCTAAAATaagttatgaatatataaatatagtaacaaaattgcagttaaatattattcacataGTATTCTTCTATATAGATACACAACAGTaaactgtataaataatgGTTGCaagttattacaattaaatctaaatgcatatctatacattaaaaaagctCTTTGACTAAAAAGATAGGCCAATATATCagatcaaacataaaataatcaagtCAATGAATGCAAAATTTTACGATTTGTTGCATTaactaaaactatttaaacttataatattgGACTAGAGTTTACAGTTTACACATTACATAAATGCACAGAGTAATATGGAAGGCAATTTTaacttacataaatacatcTTTGATATTTTGGAATTGCTTCACAGCCAGGTCAACAGgcaaatcaaaattatatggCGTTAATCTATCGAGACTCTGTAAGGCATCTTGAAATCCAGTATTAACTATATAACTTGTGGATGAGTAGTAGGAGTC of Zerene cesonia ecotype Mississippi chromosome 16, Zerene_cesonia_1.1, whole genome shotgun sequence contains these proteins:
- the LOC119833098 gene encoding fumarate hydratase, mitochondrial-like isoform X2, with the protein product MACSICMNPDGKPVKMRKERDTMGELDVPDDKLYGAQTVRSIMNFPIGGIEERMPYPVIVAMGILKKAAAKVNIEYGLDKKVAEAIMQACDDVISGKLYREGHFPLVIWQTGSGTQSNMNTNEVIANRAIQILGGKLGSKDPVHPNDHVNKSQSSNDTYPTAMHIAVAMELRDRLMPGLVCLRDTLASKSKEFEKIIKIGRTHLMDAVPLTLGQEFSGYATQLTYGIERVCSTLPRLHYLALGGTAVGTGLNTRVGFAEKCAKEIANLTGIPFESAPNKFEALACHDSMVEVSGALNTIAVSLMKIVNDIRLLASGPRCGLAELLLPENEPGSSIMPGKVNPTQCESLTMIAAQVMGNHVACSIGGSNGHFELNVFKPMIVANVLRSIRLLGDGCQAFNKNCAVGIKANVTQIDKIMKESLMLVTALNPHIGYDKAAQIAKTAHKEGGTLKDTAIKLGILTAEQFDKWVRPEDMLGPK
- the LOC119833098 gene encoding fumarate hydratase, mitochondrial-like isoform X1; the protein is MASSIFKVSSVLVNSSKNLRCVVRLIDKRNFTTTNVVARKERDTMGELDVPDDKLYGAQTVRSIMNFPIGGIEERMPYPVIVAMGILKKAAAKVNIEYGLDKKVAEAIMQACDDVISGKLYREGHFPLVIWQTGSGTQSNMNTNEVIANRAIQILGGKLGSKDPVHPNDHVNKSQSSNDTYPTAMHIAVAMELRDRLMPGLVCLRDTLASKSKEFEKIIKIGRTHLMDAVPLTLGQEFSGYATQLTYGIERVCSTLPRLHYLALGGTAVGTGLNTRVGFAEKCAKEIANLTGIPFESAPNKFEALACHDSMVEVSGALNTIAVSLMKIVNDIRLLASGPRCGLAELLLPENEPGSSIMPGKVNPTQCESLTMIAAQVMGNHVACSIGGSNGHFELNVFKPMIVANVLRSIRLLGDGCQAFNKNCAVGIKANVTQIDKIMKESLMLVTALNPHIGYDKAAQIAKTAHKEGGTLKDTAIKLGILTAEQFDKWVRPEDMLGPK